From Butyricimonas paravirosa, one genomic window encodes:
- a CDS encoding tyrosine-protein phosphatase: protein MLFFNRRKRYFFEYENDIHAHVLPGLDDGVKTMDEAVMIVKRMERVGLKRLTCTPHVAYPAMINTPKDVESMLFVLKSRLREEGVRVEVDSGAEYRMGEFMLELLERGEIMASNRGEVLVEHSFVGPSNYVDDILFGLQGRGFCPVLAHPERYPFYAKDIVRYCERFKEKGGKVQVNILSFAGFYGKEAMMGARKLCDAALVDYYAGDIHSLQQEILMEKYIGGAW from the coding sequence ATGTTGTTTTTTAATAGACGTAAACGATATTTTTTCGAGTATGAAAATGATATACATGCTCATGTTTTACCCGGTTTGGATGATGGGGTGAAGACGATGGATGAGGCCGTGATGATCGTGAAACGAATGGAACGGGTGGGATTGAAACGATTGACGTGTACGCCCCACGTGGCTTACCCGGCTATGATAAATACACCGAAAGATGTGGAGAGTATGTTGTTCGTGTTGAAGTCCCGCTTGCGGGAAGAGGGGGTGCGTGTAGAGGTGGATTCCGGGGCGGAATACCGGATGGGGGAGTTTATGCTGGAGTTGTTGGAAAGGGGGGAAATCATGGCATCGAACCGGGGGGAAGTGTTGGTTGAACATAGTTTTGTCGGGCCATCTAATTACGTGGATGATATATTATTTGGTTTGCAGGGACGGGGATTTTGTCCTGTGCTGGCGCATCCGGAACGGTATCCGTTTTACGCGAAGGATATTGTCCGGTATTGTGAGCGGTTTAAAGAAAAAGGTGGAAAGGTGCAGGTGAATATACTTTCATTTGCAGGATTCTATGGCAAAGAGGCTATGATGGGAGCCCGAAAATTGTGTGATGCCGCTTTGGTCGATTATTATGCCGGGGATATTCATAGCTTGCAGCAAGAGATATTGATGGAAAAATATATAGGAGGAGCGTGGTAA
- a CDS encoding GumC family protein translates to MNENVSREIQSDQEDVIDLGKLFYKILVRWRWFIISVPLCLAAALFYCLISTPVYDIHGKVMISDTKKGELGTNVMMKELGLFRAGDVYVENEMVELQSKNLMREVVRDLELNIRYTQECFFRDHELYNDSPVKILVDHPEGIKDTCLYVLLAANDEIVVTDPKGEVIRRGHFSESISMGDYCISVEKNADYMGSELREVRINLDSYETATKVFYKNLSIMPLEKNTNAVRIMLKDPIPGRGVELIHALVDRYNQNGVTDKQQVSAKTVEFINARLQVINGELGTIENDAERFKRTNKLTDLTSDAAFAMERKKLAGTELLKAQTELDVVRSIRLLTEKNEDGEFSLLPENMGLTDDGLNNALSRYNEMILRREKLLLSARENNPIVTGLDMQLRGVKSSIREAIGNVEKGLIIKIKGLERESLSVDERLTSVPTQEKQYRAIARQQELKENLFLFLMQKREEAEIAKLVYVPTAKIIEDPDAGEGPVSPKKSLILLLGCMLGVCIPVGIILGMDMLDSKVRSVEDLERVVRLPLLGTFPEVGNGKVKVGEEDFIQSESMQLIREKLNYILKQQKSPVIMVTSTIPGEGKSMVATHLDNAYAKAGRRVIVVGCDLRNPSLHNFLDFDRQEGLSAYLAGLCDTPEQLIWRVNEELHVLFGGVIPPNPVQLIASPRMQELLEYLRGKYSCIILDTPPLGVLAEGFTLSKLADACVYVVRANVLRKESLRLLSELEKDKRLPDLGVVLNGVKVESGGYGYGYVYGYQYGYGYGNKNRKTS, encoded by the coding sequence ATGAACGAGAATGTTAGTAGAGAAATACAGTCTGATCAGGAAGATGTCATTGACTTGGGTAAGTTGTTTTATAAGATTCTAGTCCGGTGGCGTTGGTTTATCATCTCGGTGCCGCTGTGTCTGGCGGCGGCACTATTTTATTGTTTAATCAGTACGCCGGTGTATGATATTCACGGGAAGGTGATGATTAGTGACACGAAAAAAGGTGAGTTGGGAACAAACGTGATGATGAAGGAGTTGGGGTTGTTCCGGGCGGGGGATGTGTACGTGGAGAATGAAATGGTGGAATTGCAGTCGAAGAATTTGATGCGGGAGGTGGTTCGGGATTTGGAGTTAAATATACGTTATACTCAAGAATGTTTTTTCCGGGATCATGAACTTTATAATGATTCTCCCGTGAAGATATTGGTTGATCACCCGGAGGGTATAAAAGATACTTGTCTGTATGTTCTTTTGGCTGCAAATGACGAGATTGTCGTGACCGATCCGAAGGGAGAGGTGATCCGGCGAGGGCATTTCTCGGAGAGTATTTCCATGGGGGATTATTGTATCTCCGTGGAAAAGAATGCGGACTACATGGGGAGTGAATTACGGGAAGTCCGGATTAACTTGGATTCATACGAAACGGCCACGAAGGTTTTTTATAAAAATTTGAGTATCATGCCGCTGGAAAAAAATACGAATGCCGTGCGAATTATGTTGAAAGATCCGATTCCGGGTCGGGGAGTTGAGTTGATACACGCTTTGGTGGATCGCTATAACCAAAACGGGGTGACGGATAAACAACAGGTTTCGGCCAAGACGGTGGAGTTTATTAATGCTCGTTTGCAGGTAATAAACGGGGAATTGGGGACAATAGAGAATGATGCCGAACGTTTTAAGCGCACGAATAAGCTGACGGATCTGACTTCTGACGCGGCTTTTGCCATGGAAAGGAAAAAGCTGGCCGGAACGGAGTTACTAAAGGCTCAAACGGAGTTGGACGTGGTGCGAAGTATTCGATTGCTGACGGAAAAGAACGAGGATGGGGAGTTCTCGTTGTTACCGGAGAATATGGGGTTGACGGATGACGGGTTGAATAATGCTCTTTCCCGTTACAACGAAATGATATTACGACGCGAGAAATTATTGTTGAGTGCCCGGGAGAATAACCCGATCGTGACGGGGTTGGATATGCAGTTGCGAGGGGTGAAAAGTAGTATCCGGGAGGCCATCGGAAACGTGGAAAAGGGATTGATTATAAAGATCAAAGGGTTGGAACGGGAAAGTCTTTCGGTGGACGAACGATTGACTTCGGTACCCACGCAGGAGAAACAATACCGGGCAATAGCCCGCCAGCAGGAGTTGAAGGAGAATTTGTTTCTTTTTCTGATGCAAAAGCGGGAAGAGGCGGAAATTGCGAAACTGGTTTATGTGCCGACAGCGAAGATTATCGAAGATCCTGATGCGGGAGAGGGGCCTGTAAGCCCGAAGAAATCGTTGATTTTGTTATTGGGGTGTATGTTGGGCGTGTGTATACCCGTGGGGATTATTCTGGGAATGGATATGTTGGATTCGAAAGTGAGGAGTGTTGAGGATCTCGAACGAGTGGTTCGTTTGCCTTTGCTGGGAACCTTCCCGGAGGTCGGGAATGGAAAGGTAAAGGTTGGAGAAGAGGATTTTATTCAATCGGAATCGATGCAGTTGATCCGGGAGAAATTGAATTATATCCTTAAACAACAAAAGTCCCCGGTGATTATGGTGACCTCTACCATTCCCGGAGAAGGAAAATCTATGGTTGCAACTCATCTGGACAATGCGTATGCCAAGGCAGGGAGGCGAGTGATTGTTGTCGGGTGTGACTTGCGGAATCCCAGTTTGCATAATTTTCTTGATTTCGATCGACAGGAGGGATTGTCTGCCTATTTGGCGGGATTGTGTGATACTCCGGAGCAGTTAATCTGGCGGGTTAACGAGGAGTTACACGTTTTGTTCGGGGGAGTTATACCGCCTAATCCGGTACAATTGATAGCTAGTCCACGGATGCAGGAGTTGTTGGAGTATCTGAGAGGGAAGTATTCTTGTATTATTCTGGACACACCGCCTCTGGGTGTGCTGGCAGAAGGTTTTACTTTGAGTAAGTTGGCGGATGCCTGTGTTTACGTGGTGAGGGCTAATGTGCTGAGAAAGGAATCGTTAAGACTTTTATCCGAGCTGGAAAAAGATAAGCGTCTACCGGATTTAGGGGTTGTTCTCAACGGGGTAAAGGTTGAATCGGGCGGGTACGGGTACGGTTATGTGTACGGCTATCAATACGGTTATGGTTACGGGAATAAGAATCGTAAAACTTCTTGA